In Amblyraja radiata isolate CabotCenter1 chromosome 39, sAmbRad1.1.pri, whole genome shotgun sequence, the following proteins share a genomic window:
- the rhobtb2 gene encoding rho-related BTB domain-containing protein 2 gives MDRDMDYERPNVETIKCVVVGDNAVGKTRLICARACNATLTQYQLLATHVPTVWAIDQYRVCQEVLERSRDVVDDVSVSLRLWDTFGDHHKDRRFAYGRSDVVVLCFSIANPNSLHHVKAMWYQEIKHFCPRAPVILVGCQLDLRYTDLEAVNRARRPLARPIKHNEILPPEKGREVAKELGIPYYETSVVAQFGIKDVFDNAIRAALISRRHLQFWKSHLRNVQKPLLQAPFLPPKPPPPIITVPEPPTTNEEHPALLLANPLCADVILVLQDTVKIYAHKIYLSTSSSKFYDLFLMDLSEEQEAGGGTSVSHGERQGREYLMRAASFDVSERMDEVTAIQPLSSLRASTSDGILKLNACDGSSRARAWFKRGKILSSWSRAFISIQEEMAEDPINFTSRRMTVVHMDYSVHPDAFSAVMRYLYTGQLDEHEKELMQIAHIAELLEVFDLRMMVANILNNEAFMNQEITKAFHVRRANRVKECLAKGTFSDVVIKLDDGTICANKPLLISSCDWMAAMFGGPFVESSTKEVYFPNTSKSCMRAVLEYLYTGQFCSSPDLDAMELIVLANRLCLPHLVALTEQYTVCGLIEATQQGVDMDGDVLLFLDIAQFHCAHQLSEWCLHHICTNYNNVCRKFPREMKAKSPENQDYFEKHRWPPVWFLKEDDHYQRARRERDKEDYLCQKRQLKHKWFFWNTSSSSTASSSSTVI, from the exons ATGGATAGAGATATGGACTACGAAAGGCCAAATGTAGAAACAATCAAGTGCGTGGTTGTGGGTGACAATGCAGTTGGAAAGACCAGGCTGATCTGTGCAAGAGCATGTAATGCCACCTTAACACAATACCAGCTGCTGGCTACACATGTACCAACAGTCTGGGCCATCGACCAGTACCGTGTCTGCCAAGAG GTTCTGGAACGTTCCCGTGATGTAGTTGACGATGTCAGCGTATCGCTGCGACTCTGGGATACATTTGGTGACCATCACAAGGACCGACGGTTTGCCTATGGCAG GTCCGATGTGGTTGTGCTGTGTTTTTCAATTGCCAACCCCAACTCTCTGCACCATGTGAAAGCCATGTGGTACCAGGAAATTAAACACTTCTGCCCACGAGCGCCCGTCATCTTGGTTGGTTGCCAGCTGGACCTGCGCTACACGGACTTGGAAGCCGTTAATCGTGCACGGAGACCTCTCgcaag GCCAATAAAACACAATGAAATCTTGCCTCCCGAAAAGGGTCGCGAGGTGGCCAAAGAGCTGGGGATCCCCTACTACGAGACCAGCGTGGTTGCACAATTTGGCATTAAGGACGTCTTCGATAATGCCATCAGAGCTGCCTTGATTTCCAGACGACACCTCCAATTCTGGAAGTCGCACCTGAGAAACGTTCAGAAGCCTTTGCTGCAGGCCCCGTTCCTCCCTCCCAAACCACCTCCCCCCATCATCACTGTCCCCGAGCCCCCCACGACCAACGAAGAACACCCCGCCCTCCTCTTGGCCAACCCCCTCTGCGCAGATGTCATCCTGGTGCTTCAGGACACGGTTAAGATCTACGCTCACAAGATTTATCTGTCTACCTCCTCCTCAAAGTTCTACGACTTGTTTCTGATGGACCTCAGTGAGGAGCAAGAGGCCGGTGGTGGAACGTCGGTGAGCCACGGCGAGAGGCAGGGCAGGGAGTACTTAATGAGAGCCGCCAGTTTTGACGTCAGTGAACGCATGGACGAGGTGACGGCCATCCAGCCGCTGTCAAGCCTGAGGGCGTCCACCAGTGACGGCATCTTGAAACTCAACGCCTGCGATGGCAGCTCGCGAGCGAGGGCTTGGTTCAAGAGAGGGAAGATTCTCTCGTCGTGGAGCCGAGCCTTCATCAGCATCCAGGAAGAGATGGCAGAAGATCCCATCAACTTCACCAGCCGGCGGATGACGGTGGTGCACATGGACTACTCCGTTCACCCGGACGCGTTCAGCGCGGTCATGCGCTACTTGTACACGGGCCAGCTGGATGAGCACGAGAAGGAACTGATGCAGATCGCCCACATCGCCGAGCTCCTGGAGGTCTTCGACCTGCGAATGATGGTGGCCAATATCTTAAATAACGAGGCCTTCATGAACCAAGAGATTACCAAAGCATTCCACGTACGGAGAGCAAATCGAGTGAAAGAATGCCTTGCCAAAGGGACCTTCTCtg ATGTGGTGATTAAGTTGGATGATGGAACAATCTGTGCCAATAAACCCTTGCTCATCTCCAGCTGTGACTGGATGGCTGCAATGTTTGGAGGGCCTTTTGTGGAGAGTTCGACCAAAGAG GTGTACTTCCCAAACACAAGCAAGAGTTGTATGCGGGCAGTTTTGGAATATCTGTACACGGGACAGTTCTGCTCTAGCCCGGACCTGGATGCCATGGAACTCATTGTGTTGGCAAACCGCCTCTGTCTACCTCACCTGGTAGCATTAACGG AGCAGTACACTGTTTGTGGGTTGATTGAAGCAACACAACAGGGTGTGGACATGGACGGAGACGTTTTACTGTTCTTGGACATTGCGCAG tTCCATTGTGCCCATCAGCTGTCTGAATGGTGCCTGCATCACATCTGCACAAACTACAACAATGTCTGTCGCAAGTTTCCCAGGGAAATGAAAGCAAAGTCTCCTG AAAACCAGGACTATTTTGAAAAACACCGTTGGCCTCCTGTCTGGTTTCTCAAAGAAGATGACCATTACCAGCGAGCGCGGAGAGAGCGTGACAAGGAGGACTACTTGTGCCAGAAACGTCAGCTGAAGCACAAGTGGTTCTTCTGGAATACGAGCTCGTCTTCTACAGCTTCATCCTCCTCCACTGTCATCTGA